A single genomic interval of Porphyromonas sp. oral taxon 275 harbors:
- the dgt gene encoding dGTP triphosphohydrolase, protein MLWEQLLSDRRLGASASSRPASRSIARSDFERDYDRLVFSPPFRRLQNKTQVFPLPGKVFVHNRLTHSLEVSCLGRSLGSLVGDCLAERHPEAREVPLRSGLSAIVSAASLAHDMGNPPFGHSGERAISAYFTEGAGRRLEDQVRAEGGRWEDFVHFEGNANTFRLLTHQFRGRREGGFALTYSTLASTVKYPYSSEQAGTKGKFGFFQSEEETMREVAGTLGLIQRSTAPLSYVRHPLVFLVEAADDICYQIMDIEDASKLHLLPYSEATSLLEAFFTEEELRDVHAVCRTIGDDNERLGYLRSKVINLLVEECAAAFLDCEGALLAGTLAEPLIQLTSPHTRRAYEACSEVARARIYRAREVVDVELAGHRIFSALLDELIKAMEQPDHLYSRTLLSRVSSQYDTAQTTLYGKVQCALDYISGMTDLYALDLYRRLTGMNLPAV, encoded by the coding sequence ATGCTTTGGGAACAGTTACTCTCTGATCGGCGGCTTGGTGCGAGTGCCAGCAGCCGCCCCGCCTCGCGCTCCATCGCCCGCAGCGACTTCGAGCGCGACTATGACCGCCTCGTCTTCTCGCCGCCCTTCCGTCGTCTGCAGAATAAGACCCAGGTCTTCCCCCTCCCGGGCAAGGTCTTCGTCCACAACCGACTGACGCATAGCCTCGAGGTCAGCTGCCTCGGGCGCTCGCTCGGTTCGCTGGTCGGCGACTGCCTCGCCGAGCGTCATCCCGAGGCACGCGAGGTGCCGCTGCGCTCGGGGCTAAGCGCCATCGTCAGCGCGGCCTCACTGGCACATGATATGGGTAATCCGCCCTTCGGGCACAGTGGGGAGCGTGCCATCAGCGCCTACTTCACTGAGGGCGCTGGGCGTAGGCTGGAGGATCAGGTGCGCGCCGAGGGGGGGCGCTGGGAGGACTTTGTCCACTTCGAGGGCAATGCCAATACCTTCCGCCTCCTGACGCATCAGTTCCGCGGGCGCCGCGAGGGGGGCTTCGCCCTCACCTACAGCACGCTCGCCAGCACGGTGAAGTACCCCTACAGCTCGGAGCAGGCGGGAACGAAGGGCAAGTTCGGCTTCTTCCAGAGCGAAGAGGAGACGATGCGCGAGGTCGCAGGTACGCTTGGGCTCATCCAGCGCTCCACGGCGCCGCTGAGCTATGTCCGTCATCCGCTGGTCTTCCTCGTCGAGGCGGCCGATGATATCTGCTATCAGATCATGGATATAGAGGATGCGTCGAAGCTCCACCTGCTGCCCTACAGCGAGGCGACGAGCCTATTGGAGGCCTTCTTCACTGAGGAGGAGCTCCGAGACGTCCACGCCGTCTGCCGTACGATAGGGGATGATAATGAACGCCTCGGCTACCTGAGGAGCAAGGTCATCAACCTGCTGGTCGAGGAGTGTGCTGCGGCCTTCCTCGACTGCGAGGGGGCACTGCTGGCAGGCACCCTCGCCGAGCCGCTCATCCAGCTCACCTCCCCACATACGCGCCGTGCCTACGAGGCTTGCTCGGAGGTCGCACGTGCCCGTATCTATCGTGCCCGCGAGGTGGTAGATGTCGAGCTGGCAGGGCATCGCATCTTCTCGGCCCTCCTGGACGAACTGATTAAGGCTATGGAGCAGCCCGATCACCTCTACAGCCGCACACTCCTCAGCCGCGTCAGCAGCCAGTACGACACGGCGCAGACGACGCTCTACGGCAAGGTGCAGTGTGCCCTGGACTACATCTCGGGCATGACCGACCTCTATGCCCTAGACCTCTACCGCCGCCTGACGGGGATGAATCTCCCAGCCGTCTAG
- a CDS encoding amidohydrolase, producing MSLLIKQVLLEDQITDILIEGKYIKRIAPHIDPPEGAEILSGRDKAAIPGFINTHTHAAMTLFRGYGDDLPLMEWLQDYIWPVEAKMTEHDVYVGAKLACLEMLRSGTTCFLDMYMYPMETARAVEELGLRAHLSYTLFDQGGAERAALDRKRSYEYYEAFKGLSDRVTFTLGPHAIYTVSGEQLQFCHRFAVEHDVKINLHLAETKGEVDDCIRLHGTTPVRYLHQLGILSPHLVIAHVVWVDDEEMDLLAEHGVSVVHNPASNMKLCSGYTFKYEEMKRRGIKLGIGTDGCSSSNNLDMVIAMKLASLLGKAWRFSPTATKAADIYHSATVGGAEILGLKAGKIAEGMLADLSLVDLNVPELVPLNNLTSNLVYATSGSSCVDTVIIDGVIRMRHRHVPGQEQIIAEAREVADRLFGRK from the coding sequence ATGTCCCTACTCATCAAGCAGGTGCTCCTGGAGGACCAGATCACCGATATCCTCATCGAGGGCAAGTACATCAAGCGTATCGCCCCACACATCGATCCTCCCGAGGGCGCCGAGATCCTCAGCGGCCGTGACAAGGCCGCCATCCCGGGCTTCATCAACACGCATACCCATGCGGCGATGACCCTCTTCCGCGGCTATGGGGACGACCTGCCACTGATGGAGTGGCTGCAGGACTACATCTGGCCCGTGGAGGCCAAGATGACCGAGCATGACGTCTATGTAGGGGCGAAGCTCGCCTGCCTCGAGATGCTCCGCTCGGGGACGACCTGCTTCCTCGACATGTACATGTACCCTATGGAGACGGCACGCGCCGTCGAGGAGCTCGGCCTCAGAGCCCACCTCTCCTACACGCTCTTCGACCAGGGCGGAGCGGAGCGTGCAGCCCTCGATCGCAAGCGTAGCTACGAGTACTATGAGGCCTTCAAGGGGCTCAGTGACCGCGTGACTTTCACCCTCGGGCCACATGCCATCTATACCGTCAGCGGGGAGCAACTGCAGTTCTGTCACCGCTTTGCCGTAGAGCATGACGTCAAGATCAACCTGCATCTGGCGGAGACCAAGGGCGAGGTCGACGACTGTATCCGCCTGCACGGCACCACCCCTGTGCGCTACCTCCACCAGCTCGGCATCCTCAGCCCGCACCTCGTCATCGCCCATGTCGTGTGGGTCGACGATGAGGAGATGGACCTACTGGCCGAACATGGCGTCAGCGTCGTGCACAATCCCGCCTCCAACATGAAGCTCTGCAGCGGCTACACCTTCAAGTACGAGGAGATGAAGCGCCGTGGTATCAAGCTCGGGATCGGGACCGATGGCTGCTCCTCGTCGAACAACCTCGACATGGTCATCGCCATGAAGCTCGCGTCGCTCCTCGGGAAGGCCTGGCGCTTCAGCCCCACGGCGACGAAGGCTGCCGACATCTACCACTCGGCGACCGTCGGTGGTGCCGAGATCCTCGGCCTCAAGGCTGGAAAGATCGCTGAGGGGATGCTCGCCGACCTCTCGCTCGTAGACCTCAACGTCCCCGAACTCGTGCCGCTGAATAACCTTACCTCCAATCTCGTCTACGCCACCTCAGGCTCGAGCTGCGTCGATACAGTCATCATCGACGGCGTCATCCGCATGCGTCACCGCCACGTCCCCGGGCAGGAGCAGATCATCGCCGAGGCTCGGGAGGTCGCGGATCGCCTCTTCGGGCGCAAGTAG
- a CDS encoding dipeptidase gives MSQIKEFIQQHQARFLEDLFALIRIPSVSAKSEHKSDMQRCAEHWRDHLRSLGVQTVEIYQTAGNPIVFGHYELDPKLPTILVYAHYDVMPPEPLELWKSEPFAPEVRDGHIWARGADDDKGQSMIQVKGFETALALGLVRCNVKFLFEGEEEIGSTHLEQFCREHLEMLRADNIIVSDTSMVSAETPSLTTGLRGLAYWQIEVTGANHDLHSGHFGGAVANPINELCKLIAQVQDADGRITIPHFYDAVVDLTDEERAMIAQIPFDEEQYKKFLDVDALFGEKGYHTLERNSCRPSFDVCGIWGGYQGEGSKTVLPSKAYAKVSCRLVANQDHHQVSQAFIDYIKSIAPKYVRVEVTPMHGGEAYLCPIDLPAYKAAEEAVGVAFGKRPLAVRRGGSIPIIAAFERVFGIKTILMGFGLESNAIHSPNENMPLDVFYKGIEAVAEFYKIYPQH, from the coding sequence ATGAGCCAGATCAAGGAATTCATCCAGCAGCACCAGGCACGCTTCCTCGAGGACCTCTTCGCCCTCATCCGTATCCCCAGCGTCAGCGCCAAGAGCGAGCACAAGAGCGATATGCAGCGCTGTGCCGAGCACTGGCGTGACCATCTCCGCAGCCTCGGCGTCCAGACCGTGGAGATCTACCAGACGGCGGGCAACCCCATTGTCTTCGGGCACTACGAGCTCGACCCCAAGCTCCCCACCATCCTCGTCTATGCCCACTACGACGTCATGCCCCCCGAGCCCCTCGAGCTATGGAAGAGCGAACCCTTCGCCCCCGAGGTACGCGACGGCCACATCTGGGCACGTGGCGCCGACGACGACAAGGGTCAGTCGATGATCCAGGTCAAGGGCTTCGAGACGGCACTAGCGCTTGGGCTGGTACGCTGCAATGTGAAGTTCCTCTTCGAGGGCGAGGAGGAGATCGGCTCGACGCACCTGGAGCAGTTCTGCCGCGAGCACCTCGAGATGCTGCGCGCAGACAACATCATCGTCTCCGACACCAGTATGGTCAGCGCCGAGACGCCCTCGCTCACCACGGGGCTACGCGGGCTAGCCTACTGGCAGATCGAGGTGACGGGTGCCAACCACGACCTGCACTCGGGTCACTTCGGCGGTGCGGTGGCCAATCCCATCAACGAGCTCTGCAAGCTCATCGCCCAGGTGCAGGACGCCGATGGGCGCATCACCATCCCCCACTTCTATGACGCGGTCGTCGACCTGACGGACGAGGAGCGCGCCATGATCGCCCAGATCCCCTTCGACGAGGAGCAGTACAAGAAGTTCCTCGACGTCGATGCCCTCTTCGGCGAGAAGGGCTACCACACGCTGGAGCGCAATAGCTGCCGCCCTAGCTTCGACGTCTGCGGCATCTGGGGCGGCTATCAGGGCGAAGGCTCCAAGACCGTCCTCCCCTCCAAGGCCTACGCCAAGGTCTCCTGCCGCCTCGTGGCGAACCAGGATCACCACCAGGTGAGCCAGGCCTTCATCGACTACATCAAAAGCATCGCACCTAAGTACGTCCGCGTCGAGGTCACCCCGATGCACGGTGGCGAGGCCTACCTCTGCCCCATCGACCTACCCGCCTACAAGGCTGCTGAGGAGGCTGTAGGCGTGGCCTTCGGCAAGCGCCCGCTAGCCGTACGCCGTGGCGGGAGCATCCCCATCATCGCGGCCTTCGAGCGCGTCTTCGGTATCAAGACCATCCTCATGGGCTTCGGGCTGGAGAGCAACGCTATCCACTCGCCCAATGAAAACATGCCGCTCGATGTCTTCTACAAGGGCATCGAGGCCGTCGCCGAGTTCTACAAGATCTATCCCCAGCACTAG
- a CDS encoding FHA domain-containing protein, with translation MKKIFCPKCDNPIVLTAERLRQLRERGEERFSIVCPSCTHQLNLKLRLPKEEGKQPRPERESVGHLLVVENGFGYKQTFPLYLGVNRIGRRNKDTETDIPIITGDPSMDRHHAIIKVTQGKTGTLRFALSDDDSHVGTFVSGQILGPRESVYLQSGDVITLGATSIIFSDQPLEEEADIS, from the coding sequence ATGAAGAAGATCTTTTGCCCCAAGTGTGACAACCCCATCGTCCTGACGGCAGAGCGCCTGCGCCAGCTGCGTGAGCGCGGTGAGGAGCGCTTCTCCATCGTCTGCCCCAGCTGCACGCATCAGCTCAACCTCAAGCTACGTCTCCCCAAGGAGGAGGGCAAGCAGCCCCGCCCTGAGCGTGAGAGCGTGGGGCACCTGCTGGTGGTGGAGAACGGCTTCGGCTACAAGCAGACCTTCCCCCTATACCTAGGAGTCAACCGCATCGGCCGCCGCAACAAGGACACCGAGACCGACATCCCCATCATCACGGGCGACCCCAGTATGGACAGGCATCACGCCATCATCAAGGTCACCCAGGGCAAGACGGGCACCCTACGCTTCGCCCTCTCCGACGACGATAGCCACGTGGGCACCTTCGTCTCCGGGCAGATCCTCGGCCCCCGCGAGTCGGTCTATCTCCAGAGTGGCGACGTCATCACCCTCGGTGCCACCAGCATCATCTTCAGCGATCAGCCCCTCGAGGAGGAGGCCGACATCAGCTGA
- a CDS encoding S41 family peptidase, giving the protein MQAIDVLGSSMALLDRYFVDSVDLKQLSRLGLASMLESLDPYTEYYSAEDNDKLRLMTTGEYGGIGSIISQRPDSTIIINSPMEGMPAAKVGLKAGDIILEVDGKDFRRSTSELVSAALKGSPGSKITILVQRPGAPKPQLFSFKREQVQVNPVPYYGIVGKDYGYIALTSFPNTAAEEVKRALLDLKGRKALKGLILDLRGNGGGLIDEAIKIVNFFVPAGQVVVTTRGRALSTRQEMTYRTSAKPLDTELPLVVLIDGSSASASEIVSGALQDMDRAVVMGQKSYGKGLVQTTMQLPYDGTIKLTTAKYYIPSGRCIQRINYRSVREGKGEQVTPDSLTQVFHTRAGREVRDAGGILPDVKVTADSLPTMLFYLTYNNDAFDWVTRYTQQHKTIASPLEFRLSAADYADFSQYMIDKKFDYDRQSSKELKRLEDLAKFEGYYERTKAEFERLKTLLVPDLKHDLDYHKAAIERQLTTSILTRYYYDRGARERGVTEDKVIAEGLKLLADGTRYRQLLSPPAKK; this is encoded by the coding sequence ATGCAGGCGATCGACGTCCTCGGCTCGTCGATGGCGCTGCTGGACCGCTACTTCGTCGACAGCGTCGACCTCAAGCAGCTCAGCCGCCTCGGGCTGGCGAGCATGCTCGAGAGCCTCGACCCCTACACGGAGTACTACTCTGCGGAGGACAACGACAAGCTCCGCCTCATGACCACAGGCGAATATGGCGGCATTGGCTCCATCATCTCGCAGCGCCCCGACAGCACCATCATCATCAACAGCCCTATGGAGGGCATGCCTGCAGCTAAGGTAGGGCTCAAGGCAGGGGACATCATCCTCGAGGTCGACGGCAAGGACTTCCGCCGCTCCACCAGCGAGCTGGTGAGCGCGGCCCTCAAGGGCAGCCCCGGAAGCAAGATCACCATCCTCGTGCAACGCCCAGGGGCGCCCAAGCCCCAGCTCTTCTCCTTCAAACGTGAGCAGGTGCAGGTCAACCCCGTGCCCTACTACGGGATCGTGGGTAAGGACTACGGCTACATCGCGCTGACGAGCTTCCCCAACACCGCTGCCGAGGAGGTCAAGCGCGCCCTCCTTGACCTCAAGGGACGCAAGGCACTCAAGGGCCTCATCCTCGACCTACGTGGCAACGGCGGGGGCCTCATCGACGAGGCGATCAAGATCGTGAACTTCTTCGTCCCCGCGGGACAGGTCGTCGTGACCACCCGCGGACGTGCCCTATCCACCCGACAGGAGATGACCTACCGGACCTCCGCCAAGCCCCTAGACACGGAGCTGCCGCTGGTCGTCCTCATCGACGGCTCCTCAGCCTCCGCCTCCGAGATCGTCAGTGGCGCGCTGCAGGATATGGACCGCGCCGTCGTGATGGGTCAGAAGAGCTACGGCAAGGGGCTTGTGCAGACGACGATGCAGCTCCCTTACGACGGCACGATCAAGCTGACGACGGCCAAGTACTATATTCCCAGCGGTCGCTGCATCCAGCGTATCAACTACCGCTCGGTACGTGAGGGCAAGGGCGAGCAGGTCACGCCCGACAGCCTGACGCAGGTCTTCCACACGCGGGCAGGCCGTGAGGTACGTGACGCTGGGGGGATCCTCCCCGACGTCAAGGTCACGGCGGACAGCCTGCCCACGATGCTCTTCTACCTGACCTATAATAATGATGCCTTCGACTGGGTCACGCGCTACACGCAGCAGCACAAGACCATCGCCTCACCCCTAGAGTTCCGTCTCAGCGCCGCGGACTATGCCGACTTCTCCCAGTACATGATCGACAAGAAGTTCGACTACGACCGTCAGAGCAGCAAGGAGCTGAAGCGACTGGAGGACCTAGCTAAGTTCGAGGGCTACTACGAGCGTACCAAGGCGGAGTTCGAGCGCCTCAAGACGCTGCTCGTCCCCGACCTCAAGCACGACCTTGACTACCACAAGGCCGCCATCGAGCGCCAGCTGACGACGAGCATCCTTACCCGCTACTACTACGACCGTGGAGCTCGCGAGCGTGGCGTGACGGAGGATAAGGTCATCGCCGAGGGCCTCAAACTCCTGGCCGACGGCACGCGCTACCGCCAGCTCCTTAGTCCCCCAGCAAAGAAGTAG
- a CDS encoding YggS family pyridoxal phosphate-dependent enzyme: MLSKDELAARLSEVRASLAGRAELVAVSKFHPADYVRLSYELGQRLFGESRVQELVAKHEALAADCPDIVWHFIGPLQTNKVKYLAPFIHMIESVTSERLLEEINRQGQRVGRRIPILLEVYVAEEETKSGFSPEKLLQLVERIHHEPEHYRGIELRGLMAMASNTEDSAQVRGEFARVAELHAQLLRSGWVDSERFTIRSMGMSGDYPLALEEGATHVRIGSALFGERH, encoded by the coding sequence ATGCTAAGTAAAGACGAACTAGCCGCACGACTCAGCGAAGTCCGCGCAAGCCTCGCAGGGCGCGCCGAGCTGGTGGCGGTATCGAAGTTCCACCCCGCCGACTACGTACGCCTCAGCTACGAGCTGGGGCAGCGCCTCTTCGGCGAGAGCCGCGTGCAGGAGCTCGTGGCCAAGCATGAGGCCCTTGCCGCCGACTGCCCTGACATCGTCTGGCACTTCATCGGCCCCCTACAGACCAATAAGGTCAAGTACCTCGCCCCCTTCATCCACATGATCGAGAGCGTGACCTCCGAGCGACTCCTCGAGGAGATCAACCGCCAGGGGCAGCGCGTGGGCCGTCGTATCCCCATCCTCCTCGAGGTCTACGTGGCCGAGGAGGAGACCAAGAGCGGCTTCAGCCCCGAGAAGCTCCTGCAGCTCGTCGAGCGCATCCACCACGAGCCCGAGCACTACCGAGGCATCGAGCTACGCGGACTGATGGCTATGGCCAGCAATACCGAGGACAGCGCCCAGGTACGGGGCGAATTTGCCCGAGTGGCCGAGCTCCACGCACAGCTCCTCCGCTCGGGGTGGGTCGACAGCGAGCGCTTCACCATCCGCTCCATGGGCATGAGTGGGGACTACCCCCTAGCCCTAGAGGAGGGCGCCACGCACGTACGTATCGGCTCGGCACTCTTCGGGGAGCGGCACTGA
- a CDS encoding DUF4494 domain-containing protein yields the protein MNYWFECKVSYERQTDNLGTAKVSESYLVDALSFTEAEKRIIEEVTPFAAIGGGDLEVVNIRRARIAELFLSEDPDHDRYYRAKVNFVTVDEKSGKEKRTAAQMIVKSDSLQGAVKELTAQMDGQLSAYELASITETQIMDVYQYVAPAKDAK from the coding sequence ATGAACTATTGGTTTGAATGCAAGGTGTCCTACGAGCGACAGACGGACAACCTAGGTACGGCTAAGGTATCAGAGAGCTACCTGGTAGATGCCCTCAGCTTCACAGAGGCAGAGAAGCGCATCATCGAGGAGGTGACCCCCTTCGCAGCCATCGGCGGCGGCGACCTCGAGGTGGTGAACATACGCCGCGCACGCATCGCGGAGCTCTTCCTCAGCGAGGACCCAGACCACGACCGCTACTACCGCGCCAAGGTGAACTTCGTCACCGTCGACGAGAAGAGCGGCAAGGAGAAGCGTACCGCCGCACAGATGATCGTCAAGAGCGACAGCCTACAGGGAGCCGTCAAGGAGCTCACCGCCCAGATGGACGGACAGCTCTCGGCCTATGAGCTCGCCTCGATCACCGAGACGCAGATCATGGACGTCTACCAGTATGTAGCACCAGCCAAGGATGCTAAGTAA
- a CDS encoding long-chain fatty acid--CoA ligase: MTTPYPKYHLAEYPHQFRLRYPNKPMLRYHDKVSGRWVKLSGEQVADRCLAAAKGFAWLQLQPGDKVSIYSPNTVEGIAAELGLFMMRGVSVPLYATSTPEQVQFVIEDAQVATMFVGGQFQYNNAYEVQQRSEVLRQLIIIDPEVVLAPGDTTSTYYDEFIRRGDAVAYENKANVTASQALASDLAVIIYTSGTSGRSKGVLLHHSNFIEQMYAHQLKYPFMSPRDTSMCFLPLNHILEKAWCYLCLSMGCCVAVLSDPKKILEALPEVRPTMMSNVPRFWEKVYAGVQQKIEQSPRPIRGIMRHAIRIGERYFFDYVNEGKRPPLWLNALFKLYDHTLFMKVKQAIGIQRGKFFPTAGAALSVEIYRFMRSIGVPICLGYGLSESTATVSSCPLVGFDPTSIGTIMPTLQVRIDPETSEILIKGPSVMQGYYNNEEANAEAFTEDGYFRTGDAGRLEGDVLYFTERLKDLFKTANGKYIAPQMLEGMLTLDPIIEQVAIIGDGYKFVSALIYPNWELLRREAEARGVDMTQSDVALAGDHEVHRLMTTHIEQALSTVAQYEKVKRFVLLTEPFSLERGELTNTLKIRRKVINEHFAEAIAGLYAE, encoded by the coding sequence ATGACAACACCCTACCCCAAATATCACCTCGCTGAGTACCCCCACCAGTTCCGCCTCCGCTACCCCAATAAACCCATGCTCCGCTACCACGACAAGGTCTCGGGGCGCTGGGTCAAGCTCTCGGGCGAACAGGTAGCCGACCGGTGTCTCGCTGCGGCTAAGGGCTTCGCCTGGCTCCAGCTCCAGCCTGGGGACAAGGTCAGCATCTACTCCCCGAACACCGTCGAGGGCATCGCTGCCGAGCTAGGGCTCTTCATGATGCGCGGCGTCTCGGTGCCGCTCTACGCCACGAGCACGCCCGAGCAGGTGCAGTTCGTCATCGAGGACGCCCAGGTAGCGACGATGTTCGTCGGCGGACAGTTCCAGTACAACAATGCCTACGAGGTGCAGCAGCGCTCCGAGGTCCTACGTCAGCTCATCATCATCGACCCCGAGGTCGTCCTTGCCCCAGGCGACACGACCAGCACGTACTACGATGAGTTCATCCGCCGCGGTGATGCCGTGGCCTATGAGAACAAGGCCAACGTCACCGCCAGCCAGGCGCTGGCGAGCGATCTAGCCGTCATCATCTACACCTCGGGCACCTCGGGGCGTAGCAAGGGCGTCCTGCTGCACCACAGCAACTTCATCGAGCAGATGTACGCGCACCAGCTGAAGTACCCCTTCATGTCGCCCCGCGACACCTCGATGTGCTTCCTCCCGCTCAATCACATCCTCGAGAAGGCCTGGTGCTACCTCTGCCTCAGCATGGGCTGCTGCGTAGCTGTACTGAGCGACCCCAAGAAGATCCTCGAGGCCCTACCCGAGGTGCGCCCCACGATGATGAGCAATGTACCCCGCTTCTGGGAGAAAGTCTACGCTGGCGTACAGCAGAAGATCGAGCAGTCCCCCCGCCCCATCCGTGGGATCATGCGCCACGCGATACGCATCGGGGAGCGCTACTTCTTCGACTATGTCAACGAGGGCAAGCGCCCTCCGCTGTGGCTCAATGCCCTCTTCAAGCTCTATGACCACACCCTCTTCATGAAGGTCAAGCAGGCCATAGGCATACAGCGCGGCAAGTTTTTCCCCACGGCTGGCGCTGCACTCTCGGTAGAGATCTACCGCTTCATGCGCTCGATTGGCGTGCCCATCTGCCTCGGCTACGGCCTCTCAGAGAGCACGGCCACGGTCAGCTCCTGCCCGCTGGTAGGCTTCGACCCGACGAGTATCGGGACCATCATGCCCACCCTACAGGTGCGCATCGATCCTGAGACAAGCGAAATCCTCATCAAGGGGCCCAGCGTGATGCAGGGCTACTACAATAATGAGGAGGCCAACGCAGAGGCCTTCACCGAGGACGGCTACTTCCGCACTGGAGACGCTGGTCGCCTGGAGGGTGACGTCCTCTACTTCACCGAGCGCCTCAAGGACCTCTTCAAGACCGCCAACGGGAAGTACATCGCCCCACAGATGCTGGAGGGGATGCTTACCCTAGACCCCATCATCGAGCAGGTAGCCATCATCGGCGACGGCTACAAGTTCGTCAGTGCGCTGATCTACCCCAACTGGGAGCTGCTCAGGCGCGAGGCCGAGGCCCGCGGGGTCGATATGACGCAGAGCGATGTGGCTCTGGCGGGCGACCACGAGGTACATCGACTGATGACCACCCACATCGAGCAGGCGCTGAGCACGGTGGCTCAGTACGAGAAGGTCAAGCGCTTCGTCCTGCTCACCGAGCCCTTTAGCCTCGAGCGAGGCGAGCTAACCAACACGCTCAAGATCCGCCGCAAGGTCATCAACGAGCACTTCGCCGAGGCCATCGCTGGCCTATATGCCGAATAG
- the rplM gene encoding 50S ribosomal protein L13 — protein MDTLSFKTVSANKATAQKEWVVVDAAGQSLGRVCSKVAKLLRGKYKPNFTPHVDCGDNVIIINADKVVLTGKKWDDRVYLKFSGYPGGQRSFSPRFLQAKGSDRLFRKVVKGMLPKNRLGAAILDNLYVYDGAEHKHEAQQPRVIDINTLK, from the coding sequence ATGGACACGCTAAGTTTCAAGACTGTCTCAGCTAACAAGGCGACCGCTCAGAAGGAGTGGGTCGTAGTGGACGCTGCGGGTCAGAGCTTGGGTCGTGTATGCTCCAAGGTGGCTAAGCTCCTCCGCGGTAAGTACAAGCCCAACTTCACGCCACACGTCGACTGTGGCGACAACGTCATCATCATCAACGCCGACAAGGTCGTCCTCACGGGTAAGAAGTGGGATGATCGCGTCTACCTGAAGTTCTCGGGCTACCCTGGTGGTCAGCGCAGCTTCAGCCCCCGCTTCCTGCAGGCTAAGGGCTCTGATCGCCTCTTCCGCAAGGTCGTCAAGGGTATGCTGCCTAAGAATCGCCTCGGTGCAGCTATCCTCGACAACCTCTACGTCTATGACGGCGCAGAGCACAAGCATGAGGCTCAGCAGCCCCGCGTCATCGACATCAACACGCTCAAGTAA
- the rpsI gene encoding 30S ribosomal protein S9: MEMINAIGRRKAAVARVYVAAGSGKITINKRDIATYFPSSILQYIVRQPLSVLDVVEKYDIKINLKGGGFKGQSEAARLAIARALVKINAEDKPALRAEGFLTRDSRVVERKKPGRPKARKRFQFSKR; encoded by the coding sequence ATGGAAATGATCAATGCTATTGGCCGTCGCAAGGCCGCCGTCGCTCGTGTATACGTAGCAGCTGGTAGCGGTAAGATCACGATCAACAAGCGTGATATCGCTACCTACTTCCCCTCCTCTATCCTCCAGTACATCGTCCGCCAGCCTCTGTCGGTCCTCGATGTAGTAGAGAAGTACGACATCAAGATCAACCTCAAGGGTGGTGGCTTCAAGGGTCAGAGCGAAGCAGCTCGCCTGGCTATCGCTCGTGCGCTGGTCAAGATCAATGCCGAGGACAAGCCTGCACTCCGTGCCGAAGGCTTCCTGACGCGTGACTCCCGTGTCGTCGAACGTAAGAAGCCAGGTCGCCCCAAGGCACGCAAGCGCTTCCAGTTCAGCAAGCGTTAA
- the rpsB gene encoding 30S ribosomal protein S2 has translation MSRVSFDQLIEAGAHFGHLTRKWNAAMAPYIFMERNDIHIIDLHKTVVKVDEAAEIAKAMAKGGKKILFVATKKQLKGAVSELAKAVGMPYVTERWPGGMLTNFATIRKAVNKMSSIDKMTADGTFDNLSKREKLQISRQRAKLELTLGSIADMKRLPSALFVVDVMKEHIAVAEANRLGIPVFAIVDTNSDPSNIDYVIPANDDSTAAVELIVSAVCAAIAEGLQERKAEGKGEEKEEGEGAKRIGGGRGRARKAAPAASSEEA, from the coding sequence ATGTCAAGAGTTTCCTTTGACCAACTCATCGAAGCTGGCGCACACTTCGGTCACCTGACCCGCAAGTGGAACGCAGCTATGGCTCCATACATCTTCATGGAGCGCAACGATATCCACATCATCGACCTGCACAAGACTGTTGTTAAGGTTGACGAAGCAGCAGAAATCGCCAAGGCTATGGCTAAGGGTGGCAAGAAGATCCTCTTCGTCGCTACCAAGAAGCAGCTCAAGGGCGCCGTCTCCGAACTCGCTAAGGCCGTAGGTATGCCCTACGTCACCGAGCGCTGGCCCGGCGGTATGCTCACCAACTTCGCCACGATCCGTAAGGCCGTGAACAAGATGAGCTCCATCGATAAGATGACTGCTGATGGTACTTTTGATAACCTCTCCAAGCGTGAGAAGCTTCAGATCTCTCGCCAGCGTGCCAAGCTCGAGCTCACCCTCGGCTCTATCGCTGACATGAAGCGCCTGCCCTCTGCCCTCTTCGTCGTAGACGTCATGAAGGAGCACATCGCAGTGGCTGAAGCTAATCGTCTCGGTATCCCCGTCTTCGCTATTGTGGACACCAATAGCGATCCTAGCAATATCGACTACGTCATCCCTGCCAACGACGACTCCACGGCAGCTGTCGAGCTCATCGTCTCGGCTGTCTGTGCAGCGATCGCTGAAGGCCTGCAGGAACGCAAGGCCGAAGGTAAGGGCGAGGAAAAGGAAGAAGGCGAAGGCGCTAAGCGCATCGGCGGCGGTCGCGGCCGTGCTCGCAAGGCGGCTCCTGCTGCTAGCAGCGAGGAGGCCTAA